Proteins encoded within one genomic window of Acidihalobacter prosperus:
- a CDS encoding DedA family protein produces the protein MLEKFIGLLSVFVISAISHLGYAGIVLLMAIESACIPLPSEIILPFSGYLVYRGEMNLWWVSLAGAIGCVLGSLVAYSIGRYGGRQLVERYGRYVLVSRHDLALADRWFARHGDITIFVGRLLPVVRTFIALPAGIAGMEIKRFVLYTFAGSFLWSLGLAELGVKLGENWDSLGPYFHRFDALIGGLLIVGFTLYVYRHLRQR, from the coding sequence ATGCTGGAAAAATTCATAGGTCTGCTCTCGGTTTTCGTCATCTCGGCGATTTCCCATCTGGGCTATGCCGGCATCGTGCTGCTGATGGCGATCGAGAGCGCGTGCATCCCGCTGCCCTCGGAGATCATCCTGCCGTTCTCCGGCTATCTGGTGTATCGCGGCGAGATGAATCTGTGGTGGGTGTCGCTGGCCGGGGCGATCGGCTGCGTGCTCGGCTCGCTGGTTGCCTACTCTATCGGCCGCTACGGCGGTCGCCAGCTGGTCGAGCGCTACGGGCGCTACGTGCTCGTCTCGCGCCACGACCTGGCGCTGGCCGACCGCTGGTTCGCGCGTCATGGCGACATCACCATCTTCGTCGGCCGTCTGCTGCCGGTGGTGCGTACCTTCATCGCCCTGCCGGCGGGCATCGCCGGCATGGAGATCAAGCGCTTCGTGCTCTACACCTTCGCGGGTTCCTTCCTGTGGAGCCTGGGGCTGGCCGAACTCGGCGTGAAGCTGGGCGAGAACTGGGATAGCCTCGGGCCGTATTTCCACCGCTTCGACGCCCTGATCGGCGGGCTGCTGATCGTCGGCTTCACGCTGTATGTGTACCGCCACCTGCGCCAGCGCTGA
- a CDS encoding porin family protein has protein sequence MTSIRSRMAAGLLLALPVSALAMPAPYAGATPWTGAYIGAHAGINQSSASGLNTENSLTAGISGGYRMALANSTAAPIILGGDVFADLNAQATHNANVSYGSDVVGVDLMAGYPVGEDQALLPYVKVGLGNLQATGDLGGSDIGGRLGIGIKYHLRPRLSLGVQWMTQDANSISNDNFTVGVDYALPMG, from the coding sequence ATGACGAGCATTCGATCCCGTATGGCCGCAGGCCTTCTCCTCGCGCTGCCCGTATCGGCGCTGGCGATGCCGGCCCCCTATGCCGGGGCGACGCCTTGGACTGGCGCCTACATCGGCGCCCACGCGGGCATCAATCAATCGAGCGCGTCCGGCCTCAATACCGAGAATTCGTTGACCGCAGGCATTTCCGGCGGCTATCGCATGGCGCTCGCCAACTCGACCGCCGCGCCGATCATCCTTGGCGGCGACGTGTTTGCCGATCTCAACGCGCAGGCCACGCACAACGCGAACGTGAGCTACGGCTCCGATGTCGTCGGCGTCGATCTGATGGCGGGCTACCCGGTCGGCGAGGACCAGGCGCTGCTGCCCTACGTAAAGGTGGGTCTCGGCAACCTGCAGGCTACCGGCGATCTGGGCGGCAGCGATATCGGCGGTCGTCTCGGCATCGGCATCAAGTATCACCTGCGTCCGCGGCTGTCGCTCGGCGTGCAGTGGATGACGCAGGACGCCAACAGCATCAGCAACGACAACTTCACGGTCGGCGTCGACTACGCCCTGCCGATGGGTTGA
- a CDS encoding Bax inhibitor-1 family protein — MPVYSASTRRLATGSIIARTYGLLAASLALTAVTAEVGMRSALAWEHPLLWMILAFGALLGIQFLRANRGLALFLLYVFSGLMGFALGPVIGEFLRMPGGAAIVSEAAAGTAIDFAALSAYAWVSRRDFSFLYGFLFTGLIIAVIGSIAGIFLHIELLHLVVAGIALLVFSGLVLFDTSLLIRQRGVVDPILMAVSLYLDALNIFMALLQILGLTQMGRRN; from the coding sequence ATGCCTGTCTATTCCGCTTCGACGAGGCGCCTGGCCACAGGCTCGATCATCGCCCGCACCTACGGCCTGCTTGCGGCGAGTCTCGCACTCACCGCGGTGACCGCCGAGGTCGGCATGCGCTCGGCGCTGGCCTGGGAGCATCCGCTGCTGTGGATGATTCTCGCCTTCGGCGCGCTGCTGGGCATCCAGTTCCTGCGCGCCAACCGCGGCCTCGCCCTGTTCCTGCTGTACGTCTTCTCGGGGCTGATGGGCTTTGCGCTCGGGCCGGTGATCGGCGAGTTCCTGCGCATGCCGGGCGGCGCGGCGATCGTGAGCGAGGCCGCCGCCGGCACGGCTATCGACTTCGCCGCACTGTCGGCCTATGCGTGGGTTTCGCGCCGCGATTTCAGCTTCCTGTACGGCTTTCTGTTCACCGGGCTGATCATCGCGGTGATCGGCAGCATCGCCGGCATCTTCCTGCACATCGAACTGCTGCATCTGGTCGTCGCCGGCATCGCGCTGCTGGTGTTCTCCGGCCTGGTGCTGTTCGACACCAGCCTGCTGATCCGTCAGCGCGGCGTGGTCGACCCGATACTGATGGCGGTATCGCTGTATCTCGACGCGCTGAACATCTTCATGGCCCTGCTGCAGATTCTCGGCCTGACCCAGATGGGACGCCGCAACTGA
- the hisC gene encoding histidinol-phosphate transaminase, with translation MSRFWSDLVAALTPYTPGEQPRVEQLVKLNTNENPYPPSPAVLAAIRADTGDGLRLYPDPEAGALKTAIAQRYALDAAQVFVGNGSDEVLAHTFCALLKHARPILFPDVTYSFYPTYCGLYGVDYRPVPLDAALRIDPEDYAGENGGVIFPNPNAPTGRLLPLEAVRRMLDLNPDSVVVVDEAYIDFGGESAAALVPEYPNLLVIQTLSKSRSLAGLRVGFALGQAPLIEGLERVKNSFNSYPLGRLAIAGAVAAMADEAYFERTRQAVIAGRERLTTGLESLGFEVLPSAANFVFARHPAHRGESLAAGLRAQRVLVRHFRQPRIEDYLRITVGTDAQCERLLEVLEALCA, from the coding sequence ATGAGCCGATTCTGGAGTGATCTTGTCGCAGCGCTGACGCCGTATACCCCGGGCGAACAGCCGCGCGTCGAACAGCTTGTCAAGCTCAACACCAACGAAAACCCCTATCCGCCGTCGCCGGCCGTGCTGGCAGCCATTCGTGCCGACACTGGTGACGGGCTGCGCCTGTACCCGGATCCCGAGGCGGGTGCGCTCAAGACGGCGATCGCGCAGCGCTACGCGCTGGACGCCGCGCAGGTGTTCGTCGGCAACGGCTCGGACGAGGTGCTGGCGCACACTTTCTGCGCGCTGCTCAAGCACGCGCGGCCGATCCTCTTTCCGGACGTCACCTACAGCTTCTACCCGACGTATTGCGGCCTGTACGGCGTGGACTATCGTCCCGTGCCGCTGGATGCGGCGCTGCGCATCGATCCCGAGGACTATGCGGGCGAAAACGGCGGGGTGATCTTTCCGAACCCGAACGCGCCCACCGGCCGGCTGCTGCCGCTGGAGGCGGTGCGGCGCATGCTCGATCTCAACCCGGATTCGGTGGTCGTCGTGGACGAGGCCTACATCGACTTCGGCGGCGAATCGGCGGCCGCGCTGGTGCCCGAATACCCCAACCTGCTGGTCATCCAGACACTGTCCAAGTCGCGCTCGCTGGCGGGTCTGAGGGTCGGCTTTGCACTCGGTCAGGCGCCGTTGATCGAAGGCCTGGAACGGGTCAAGAACAGCTTCAATTCCTACCCGCTCGGACGGCTGGCGATCGCCGGCGCGGTCGCCGCCATGGCCGACGAGGCCTACTTCGAGCGTACGCGGCAGGCGGTGATCGCCGGTCGTGAACGCCTGACGACGGGACTCGAATCGCTGGGATTCGAGGTGTTGCCCTCGGCGGCCAACTTTGTGTTTGCGCGTCATCCGGCGCATCGTGGCGAGTCGCTGGCCGCGGGTCTGCGCGCGCAGCGTGTGCTGGTGCGGCATTTCCGCCAGCCGCGCATCGAGGATTACCTGCGTATCACCGTCGGTACCGACGCGCAGTGCGAGCGCCTGCTCGAGGTCCTGGAAGCGCTTTGCGCGTGA
- the glpK gene encoding glycerol kinase GlpK: MSNGYLLALDQGTTSSRSIVFDLAGRALAQAQQEFEQRYPQPGWVEHEPEVIWGTQLATLREAVRKARIDPAGIRAVGITNQRETTLLWDRRSGQPVAPAIVWQDRRTADLCDALRAEGHEPLFRERTGLLLDPYFSGTKLRWLLDQDPALRRRAEAGELAFGTVDSWLIYRLTGGRAHVTDVSNASRTLMFDIRRLAWDAELLALLDVPAAVLPEVRPSAGHFGTLAPAILGPEIPIAGVAGDQQAALFGQACFAPGMAKNTYGTGAFVVMHTGERPVTGDGVLATVAWQLGDAPAEYALEGSIFVAGAAVQWLRDGLGLIPDASRVEALARSVPDNGDVYFVPALTGLGAPFWDPYARGLIVGLTRGTRDAHIARAALEAMAYRTRDAIDAMTSATGIPLAELRVDGGACVNDWLMQFQADMLGVAVRRPQHTETTARGAAALAALGAGVMDRARIAENWVEDRVFEPGMASAERERLHARWCQAVELCRGWART; this comes from the coding sequence ATGAGCAACGGCTATCTCCTCGCCCTCGACCAGGGCACCACCAGCAGTCGCAGCATCGTGTTCGACCTTGCCGGCCGCGCGCTGGCCCAGGCGCAGCAGGAATTCGAGCAGCGCTACCCTCAGCCCGGCTGGGTCGAGCACGAGCCCGAGGTCATCTGGGGCACCCAGCTCGCCACCCTGCGCGAGGCGGTGCGCAAGGCGCGCATCGATCCGGCCGGGATTCGCGCCGTGGGCATCACCAACCAGCGCGAGACCACGCTGCTGTGGGACCGCCGCAGCGGCCAGCCGGTCGCCCCGGCCATCGTCTGGCAGGACCGGCGCACCGCCGATTTGTGCGACGCGCTGCGCGCCGAGGGTCACGAACCCCTGTTCCGCGAGCGCACCGGGCTGCTGCTCGACCCCTACTTCTCGGGCACCAAGCTGCGCTGGCTGCTCGACCAGGACCCGGCGCTGCGGCGTCGCGCGGAGGCCGGCGAGCTCGCCTTCGGCACCGTGGACAGCTGGCTGATATACCGCCTCACCGGCGGCCGCGCACACGTCACCGACGTCAGCAACGCCAGCCGCACGCTGATGTTCGACATCCGCCGTCTGGCCTGGGACGCCGAGCTGCTGGCGCTCCTCGACGTGCCCGCCGCAGTCCTGCCCGAGGTCCGTCCCTCGGCCGGGCATTTCGGCACCCTGGCCCCGGCCATCCTCGGCCCCGAGATTCCGATCGCCGGTGTCGCCGGCGACCAGCAGGCGGCCCTGTTCGGGCAGGCCTGCTTCGCCCCCGGCATGGCCAAGAACACCTACGGCACCGGCGCCTTCGTGGTCATGCACACCGGAGAGCGGCCGGTGACGGGGGACGGCGTGCTGGCCACCGTGGCCTGGCAGCTCGGTGACGCGCCGGCCGAATACGCGCTGGAAGGCTCGATCTTCGTCGCCGGCGCCGCGGTGCAGTGGCTGCGCGACGGCCTCGGCCTGATCCCGGACGCCTCGCGCGTGGAGGCGCTGGCGCGCAGCGTGCCGGACAACGGCGACGTCTACTTCGTGCCCGCCCTCACCGGACTCGGCGCGCCGTTCTGGGACCCTTACGCGCGCGGCCTGATCGTCGGCCTGACCCGCGGCACCCGCGACGCGCACATCGCCCGCGCCGCGCTCGAGGCCATGGCCTACCGCACGCGCGACGCCATCGACGCGATGACCTCGGCCACCGGCATCCCGCTTGCCGAGTTGCGCGTCGACGGTGGCGCCTGCGTGAACGACTGGCTGATGCAGTTCCAAGCCGACATGCTCGGCGTCGCCGTGCGCCGGCCTCAGCACACCGAAACCACGGCGCGGGGCGCCGCGGCCCTGGCGGCCCTGGGCGCCGGAGTGATGGATCGCGCCCGGATCGCGGAAAACTGGGTCGAAGACAGGGTTTTCGAGCCGGGCATGGCGTCCGCCGAGCGCGAGCGCCTGCACGCGCGCTGGTGTCAGGCCGTCGAGCTTTGCCGAGGCTGGGCGCGTACCTGA
- a CDS encoding SRPBCC family protein gives MRSKTVSVTINAPPARVYAYASAPGNLPTWAPAFCRSATLREGEWVLETAEGLARCAFAPPNPYGVLDHTITFDSGARVTQSMRVTPSGDGSVLSFVLTPLPNQSTSAFEAEANRVRCDLECLRDLLENEACGDRIDDCSASTAYVPPGFGTVTPYLFVDDAAGYVEFLVEAFGGTRSLLSMRPDGKIANAQIRIGTSTLMVSEASAQYPAMASAYYLYVADADQALAKALACGADLEMPVADMPYGDRQGGVRDRTGTIWWLSQRLVHQGYAS, from the coding sequence ATGCGATCCAAAACCGTTTCCGTCACGATCAATGCGCCGCCGGCACGGGTCTACGCCTATGCCTCCGCGCCCGGCAACCTGCCCACGTGGGCACCCGCATTCTGCCGCTCTGCGACCCTGCGCGAGGGCGAATGGGTGCTCGAGACCGCGGAAGGCCTCGCCCGCTGCGCATTCGCGCCGCCCAATCCCTACGGCGTGCTCGACCACACGATCACCTTCGATTCCGGTGCTCGCGTCACTCAATCCATGCGCGTCACTCCCTCCGGCGATGGGAGCGTCTTGTCGTTCGTGCTCACGCCGCTGCCGAATCAGTCGACAAGCGCCTTCGAGGCCGAGGCCAATCGCGTGCGCTGCGATCTCGAATGCCTGCGAGATCTGCTCGAAAACGAAGCATGCGGCGACCGCATCGATGATTGCTCGGCCTCCACGGCGTACGTCCCGCCCGGTTTCGGTACGGTAACGCCCTATCTGTTCGTCGACGACGCGGCCGGCTATGTCGAATTTCTCGTCGAGGCGTTCGGCGGCACGCGATCCCTGCTTTCCATGCGCCCCGACGGCAAGATCGCCAACGCGCAGATACGTATCGGCACGAGCACGCTGATGGTCAGTGAAGCGAGCGCGCAATACCCGGCCATGGCCTCCGCCTATTACCTTTATGTGGCCGATGCCGACCAAGCGCTCGCCAAGGCCCTCGCCTGCGGCGCGGACCTGGAAATGCCAGTGGCGGATATGCCCTACGGAGATCGCCAGGGTGGCGTGCGGGACCGTACCGGCACCATCTGGTGGTTATCGCAAAGGCTTGTCCATCAGGGGTACGCGAGCTGA
- a CDS encoding DUF2058 domain-containing protein produces MSGSLFDQLKKAGLVDEKKARQVKKEKHQQLKKGRRGTEASAEAARLAEQAAREKQARDRELNQARQEALKAKAEAAALRQLIESNRASEWEGNIAHHFVDGDKVKTLYVNRETHTRLGSGVLRIARLDDGYALVPAAAAEKIAQRDADALVATARAEESMSDEDRAHYARFEVPDDLMW; encoded by the coding sequence ATGTCCGGTTCCCTGTTCGATCAGCTGAAAAAGGCCGGCCTGGTCGACGAGAAGAAGGCCAGGCAGGTCAAAAAGGAAAAGCACCAGCAGCTCAAAAAGGGGCGGCGCGGGACGGAGGCATCCGCCGAGGCCGCACGGCTCGCGGAGCAGGCGGCGCGCGAGAAACAGGCACGCGACCGCGAACTCAACCAGGCGCGGCAGGAAGCGCTCAAGGCCAAGGCGGAAGCCGCGGCCTTGCGTCAGCTGATCGAGTCGAACCGCGCGAGCGAATGGGAAGGGAATATCGCCCACCATTTCGTCGACGGCGACAAGGTCAAGACCCTGTACGTGAACCGCGAAACGCACACGCGCCTGGGTTCGGGTGTGTTGCGCATCGCGCGTCTGGACGACGGCTATGCGTTGGTGCCAGCTGCCGCCGCGGAAAAAATCGCCCAGCGGGATGCCGATGCCCTGGTCGCTACGGCGCGTGCCGAGGAGTCGATGTCGGACGAGGATCGCGCCCATTATGCTCGCTTCGAGGTACCCGACGATCTGATGTGGTAG
- a CDS encoding pentapeptide repeat-containing protein, whose amino-acid sequence MTTTSGTDSEQEDPCELLGQHRIEEFNAYRAAGKPCRVAGKDLHAMDLRKVDVGGVDFSDCRLDRANLCGLDMRSCVLEGATLRDALIERTYFPEGLDAAEIELSLNYGTRLRMRR is encoded by the coding sequence ATGACCACGACGAGCGGGACCGACAGCGAACAGGAAGATCCCTGCGAGCTGCTCGGCCAGCACAGGATCGAGGAATTCAACGCGTACCGTGCAGCAGGGAAACCCTGCCGCGTGGCGGGCAAGGATCTGCATGCCATGGATCTGCGCAAGGTGGATGTCGGCGGCGTGGATTTCAGCGACTGCCGACTCGATCGCGCCAATCTCTGCGGTCTGGACATGCGCAGCTGCGTGCTGGAAGGGGCGACCCTGCGCGACGCGCTGATCGAGCGCACCTATTTCCCCGAAGGACTCGATGCCGCGGAGATCGAGCTGTCGCTGAATTACGGCACGCGCCTGCGCATGCGTCGCTAG
- a CDS encoding DNA-3-methyladenine glycosylase family protein yields MARVLAAIGPCRLRPRDAPFVTLCTSIVGQQLSTRAAGTIRARLEALLGGPPSPAALAGVDAGDLRAVGLSGAKTRYLQALAQAQLDGTLDFAGLAALPDAAALERLTALPGVGRWTAEMFLIFGLGRLDVISLGDAGLRRAARMLYGEDMELGTVSAPWAPYRSVAAWYLWQHLDG; encoded by the coding sequence ATGGCCCGCGTACTGGCCGCGATCGGCCCCTGCCGACTGCGCCCGCGCGACGCCCCCTTCGTCACGCTGTGCACCAGCATCGTCGGACAGCAGCTCTCGACCCGCGCCGCCGGGACCATCCGCGCCCGTCTGGAGGCCCTGCTCGGCGGACCGCCCTCGCCCGCCGCACTCGCCGGGGTCGATGCCGGCGACCTGCGCGCTGTGGGGCTTTCCGGCGCCAAGACGCGCTACCTGCAGGCCCTCGCGCAGGCCCAGCTCGACGGCACGCTGGATTTCGCCGGACTGGCGGCGCTGCCCGACGCAGCGGCGCTGGAACGGCTCACCGCCCTGCCCGGCGTCGGCCGCTGGACCGCCGAGATGTTCCTGATCTTCGGGCTGGGGCGGCTCGACGTGATCTCGCTGGGCGACGCCGGGCTGCGGCGGGCTGCGCGGATGCTGTACGGGGAAGACATGGAGCTGGGCACGGTCTCCGCGCCCTGGGCCCCTTATCGCTCGGTGGCCGCCTGGTATCTCTGGCAGCACCTCGACGGCTGA
- a CDS encoding Smr/MutS family protein, giving the protein MQLDIDGVLDLHHFKPREVPDLVREYLHECRRRDIAEVRIVHGKGKGVLRAIVQDILAQDPHVLAYGPAMDRSGWGATVARLHTARTPPSPRTAETGAAVERKRFWQKLWPWRRN; this is encoded by the coding sequence GTGCAGCTCGACATCGACGGCGTGCTCGACCTGCATCATTTCAAGCCGCGCGAGGTGCCCGACCTGGTGCGCGAATACCTCCATGAATGCCGCCGACGCGATATCGCCGAGGTGCGCATCGTGCACGGCAAGGGCAAGGGCGTGCTGCGCGCCATCGTGCAGGACATCCTCGCCCAGGACCCACACGTGCTTGCCTACGGCCCCGCCATGGACCGCAGCGGCTGGGGTGCCACGGTGGCTCGCCTGCATACGGCGCGGACGCCACCGTCGCCGCGTACGGCGGAGACTGGCGCGGCCGTCGAGAGAAAACGATTCTGGCAGAAGCTCTGGCCCTGGCGGCGGAACTAG